Genomic segment of Veillonella parvula DSM 2008:
AGTGCGCCACACCATTGGCAAGAGATAGTCGATCTTTAGAGTTCACCGTCACACCACTTGGCTTATCCACAATAAAAAGATCCTCGTCTTCGTATAAAACGGATAAGTCCATTTCAATTGGATCGTGGTCAATCTTCTCTTTAGCCATAGCAATCCAGATCTCATCGTCTACGGAGATTGCATCCTTTGGTGTAGCCTTATGCCCATTAATGTGGATTAATTTCTCTTCAAAGAGTTTAACTAAGGACTTTCGAGGATATTTAGTATCTAACACTTCACCGAGTGAAATATCACATGCTTCGCCAGTATGTTCTAGATCACCACTTGACATGTCTTGATTGCTACTCGATATACCTCGACTGCTACTAAATACGTCTCGACCGTTATTAGACAGATTTTGTTTTGCATATTTCTGACTAAGCACAGCGTCTATATCTACAGCGGTCACGGTCCACAGAATATCATCAGGACGATGTGTTTTTCGCGCCATCAGTATCTCCTTTCTACGAGTTCAGGATCTCGTGGCATATAGTTGAGTAGCGAGCTTGGTTGAACAGCTCGACCTCTTATATTTGTCTGTTCAAAGGTAATGGTCAATTCTTGTTTAGGTCGAGTGATGGCCACATAGAACAAGCGCTTTTCTTCATCATCACGACCTTCTGCAAGGGCAAAAGGACTTGGGAACGTACCTTCGTTGAGTCCTGCTAAAAATACGTAATCGAACTCACTGCCCTTTGCTTGGTGAATGGTAATGATAGGAATGCGGTCTTCGTTTCGCACCTGTTGTGCGGGCTCGCCCGCCGTGAGAGCTGCGAGCTGCAAGATTTGATTTAACCGCGCTAATCCTGCTGGCCCTTCATAAGCCGCATCTAATTTTTCCATGATACGATATAAATCGCGTATATGCTCTACTTTAGCCGCTTCTCCATGAGATTTGTAGTATTCTAGAACTCCCATTTGATTCATAATGTACGCCAATAATTTCGTTGGCATCTCCGTATAGGCTTTTCTACGCAAGGTCGCCATTTGAGATGCGATATTAGTGAAAGCTGCCTTATATTTGTTAATAGCTACCATACGTCCCGTTGTAGTAGGCACGATATTTTCTTTCACCGCATAGATTAAAAGCTGTGCAGTGGCTAATATATCGTCCATTGCATTATGTGTTGGCTCATGGTGTATAGGGAACTTAGATGCTAGGAAACCCAATTTATGATTTGGTAAATTAGGATAGAAACGACGGTAGATATCGAGTGTATCATAAATAGCCTTGAACTCGGGATTACCTAGATTATGACGCGCCAATTCATTCGTAAAGATGGTCACATCATAGTTTACATTATGACCTACAATAATAGCATTCTTGGAAAATTCCTTAAAGGCTTGTAACACTATAGCTGGCTCTTCACCGTGTTCTTGTAAATACGCATCGGAGAAGCCGTGTACCTCTTCGGATTGACCAACAGGTACACCAGGATTGATAAAGCGTTCAAAAGTCTCTAAGACCTGTCCATCTTCATCGATGCGGATAGCCGCAATTTGAATGATACGGTCTTGAGCCGTATCTGTGCCGGTGCTCTCCACGTCATAAACAACTACTTCGTGCTGTTCAAGCCCACTTACGAGCTTTGCATAAGGCTCCGCTTCAAAGATAGGCATATCCATGAAATCCGTCAATTTTAAACCTACTTGACGCGTCTCAGGGCTTTCAATCGCAGCGATACGAGCGTCACCAATACCAGCAACATATCGCTTGATAATGCGCTTCGCACTGACAGAATCATTAGGATTCATGAGCAATTTGAAGTAAGCCATAACGTCTTTGATTTCTTGACGTCTAAAGAATTTAAACTCGTCGATAATCATGAAGTGACGGCGTTCCTCTTCAGATCGTTCGCCGTTAAGACGTTCAAAAGAATCACTTAGCTGCTGTGCTTTTTTATTGTCCCTCACGAGAACGCCGATATTAGCATCCTTCGGTAATGCACAGATAGCTTCGTAGATATATCGGCCCTCAAGGTAGCTATTTTTACAACCTTTAATGAGAACAGGCTTACCCTTGCTTTCACTATTAGCACGAGGCAATTCAGTGTAGATAGACCCAACCAGGTCAGGGAACATATTTTGCAAGGCCTTGAAAGCCATCGTAAAGAGCGTCCAATTAGAACGATAGTTTTCATAAAAGATGATTTTCAAGGGCTTGAAATCCGCATCAAATTGCTTAAGCAAGCGGAACGGATCGGAGCCACGCCATTCGTATATGGTTTGGAAATAGTCTCCACATAGTAGCACGTGATTACCTTCCCACAACATTTCTAATACCTTGTACTCCAGTACGCCAGTATCTTGCATTTCATCTACAGAGATATAGCTGTAACGACTGCGCCAGCGTTCACGAACTACAGGGTCTTGGAATAGGCGATGAACACCGCAGATGAGGTCTGTAAAATCTAGACCGTGCAGGGAAGCTAAGCTTTCATCATACGCAGCAATCCATTCGTGACCATGGTTCAAGAAATCATTGAGTTCACTATAGAGGACATTGCCAAAGCTGGAGAATTGCTGCTCAATGGCTTCGCGCTGTTCCTTCTGCAAGCGTTCGATAGTGCGTTTATAATCACCTACGAGGTCATCAGAATAAAATTCATATAAAGAGCGATATTCTTTCACCATAGCGATAACATTAGCAAAGGACATTTCTCGCAATTTACCAGGACGGTACGGTTCAGAGAGTTCCTTGCAGTCTTCTTCGTCAAAAATGGTCACGTCCGTGTACAAGGTTTCATTGCGCTTTCCCTCTTGTTGGAGAATGAAAAAGCAAAAGCTGTGGAATGTACTAACCTCCACAGCCTTTGCAGGACTGCCCACGAGCGATTGAATGCGGCCTTTCATCTCGTTTGCGGCCTTGTTCGTAAAGGTCATGCACAAGATATTCTCCGCTTTCGCATAGCCACCCTCGATGAGATGAGCCACCCGATAAGCAAGTGTATTCGTTTTTCCCGTCCCAGCGGACGCTAACAAGAGGATATTCTGTTCCACTTCATCAATAACGCGTTGTTGTTCACGATTGATAAGCATAAAAACCTCCTGTTATTTAATGCCGTAATATATAGCAGCTAAAACCATAGGAATAGGACCTAAAATTGCTGTTAATGCCCAAATACCAACTCCAATATCCATTGGAATCTCAAGTACATGAACACATACCCAGTAGGTTAAGCCACCAATCACAACATTCATAGCCACCCGTTTAATGGTGAAAAATGCTACTTTGAAAGCAATGTAGGCTACAGCAATGGAAATAACCGCCGATATAATCGGTGATGCTAATAAAGCTCCCATACTACTATCCTTTCATTTCTTGACGGTTCACTACGGCACCGCCTAGCGTTAATTCATCGGCATATTCGATATCGCCCCCCACAGGAACACCGCGGGCAATGCGCGTTACCTTGATGCCACTTGGACTTAATAAGCGCGCCAAATACAGAGCTGTTGCTTCCCCTTCGACATCTGGATCTGTCGCGAGGATAACCTCTTGTACAACGCCATCGCGAAGGCGTGCAATCAATTCTTTTACGCGAATATCATCGGCACCGATGCCCTCCATAGGGGACAAGGCACCTTCCAATACATGATACAAGCCCTTATAATCACCACTGCGCTCGATAGCAATGACATCACGAGATGTTTCAACAACCATAATCGTCGTATGATCGCGATTTGGATTGCTACAGAATTCGCAAGGATCTTGAGCTGATAAGTTAAAGCAAATAGAACAGTGACGCGTAGCCCCCTTCGCTTCTACGATAGTTTCCACGAGGCGGTCCACCTCTTCCTTCGGCATTTCTACCAAATGGTACGCCAAGCGTCTAGCCGACTTAGAACCGATGCCAGGCAAGCGGCGCAGCTGTTCTACGAGCCGTTCTAAAGCGTTTGTCATTTAGAATAAACCTGTTGGCAAGTTTAGACCACCAGTCACTTTGCCCATTTCTTGAGCCAAGAGGTCGTCTACTTTTTTACTAGCTTCGTTTACCGCAGCCATTACTAGATCTTCTAACATTTCTACATCTTCAGGATCAACAGCTGTAGGGTTCAATTTCAAAGATTCGATGATTTTTTCACCGTTCATCACAACGGTTACAGCACCGCCACCTACGGAAGCTTCTACAGTACGAGTTTTTAACTCTTCTTGCATTTTCTTCATATCTGCTTGCATTTTTTGAACTTTTTTCATCATGCCAGTCATATTGCCCATACCTTTACCAAACATTGTATTTCCTCCTTTTAGGACATCGTCCTATACTAATATTCTAAGTCCATATCATTAATACTATATGACATAGGTTTATAACATATATGTCTCCTAATAGCCCTAAGGCCAAAGGTTATTATATAACGATTGCTTTTCATCTATTCTTCGATGACCTCGACGATGATGTCATGGTCTTCAGATAGTTTTTCTAATGTTTCTGCCAATAAAGGATTATTTCGTTCCTCTTCGGTCATTTTTGTTGGGTCCCATGCGTATTCACGAGCCACCGTAACACTATCGATAGCCTCTACTTCAATAGGTTTTTGTGAAAGCATACCATTTCCATCACTTTGATGCGGGGTTACCTCACGAGGTTCAACCCCATCAGACTTTGGGACAGCTTCCACCTCGATATGCGCACCGCTATCCATAGGACGCTCTAACACTTCGCCATCCTCGCTGATAACAGTCACACTATCTAATGGATGTGGCGGCATATCATCTAAGGATGATACATAAGAGCCCTCCATATCATCTACAGGCACATCATCAAAGGAATGAACTGGAATATTATCCCCTTCAATAGAACCCGCTAGAGACTCAATAGGAATTTCACCATCAGGGACCTGATTAGATGGACTGCCATCAAAAGATGTAATCGGCACATCTCCACCGGATGCTGGCTCTGTTTCTACACCAGCTCCTAATGCAGTTTCTGATGCAGCTATTGTAGCTGTATTCGCACTATCACTAACTACTGTATTTGCAACAGCACCGCCGGTTTTCTTAGCTAAGAATGCCATCGCCGCAGCCTTAGCCGCGTCCACAGCCGCAGAATCAAGCTTACTATCTTGAGGATCATTGGTTAAATCCATTTGTGTCGGTTGCCCACCGGAGGTCGTCTTTACGTCAACCATCGGTTCTTGTGGTCGTTGGGATGCTTTTACTTGGCGTTGTGTGGTACTACCAGCAGCCTTTTTATAGTCTTTATAAACTTGCGTGAGGGCATCCACGATTTCTACGTGTACTGCATAGCCCAGTGTATAGGTGAAAGCATCAGCTGCTTCCGCCAAATTCACTTCATTAGTCATCACATTGAGATGCAATGTATTTTTAAAGGCCATGACCGCCTTGCTTTGGTCTACATATACAAGTTGACCTTGACCAATAACGGTAGAGGTCATATTGCGATTGCTATCTTTCAAGTATTTAATCACATTGGATTGTACATTGCGATACTCTTGAGCAGACAAGATTTGTTCACTAATGATGGCCTGTGTACTAACACCTTTTTTAGCACGACCTTTAGCTTGGTTTCTTGTAGGTTTTCGGGAATCCGTGTCCCCATTATTTGGCGGTGGCGCCATGCCAACCCCGCCCATCGGTGGCGGAGCCATGCCCACTCCATTCATCGGAGGAGGTGTACTACCTGGTGCTCCCATCGGTGGAGGCGTCATACCTACCCCATTCATAGGAGGCGGTGTCATCCCCATACCACTTGATGGTGGCACTGCATCAATAGTAGTATTTTGAGTGCTGCTCATTGGAGCATCCTGTGTAGTTACAGTAGTATCAACAGATACAAAACTATTCGCATAGCCACCTTGTGGTGGTACAAATGCATTAGCACCATACATTGTTGGAGCTGCTACGGGGCCTCGTTGTTCCAATTGAGCCATGCGGTTCAATAAATCGTTTCGTTCAGATCGCTCGGCACTTTCTAGAGCATATACACGGTCTTCTAAGCTTTCATCAACAGAACCTAATTTAGCACAAAGCACGAGTAGTCCCATTTCAATGATGGTTCGTGGGTTATCCACTTGTTTCGCATCATTCATGATGGATTGAGCACTGCGCACATATTGGTTAAGTTCATTGAAATCAACGCTATTGGCCTGAGCTAGGAACTCATCCTTAAAGGCATCGTATACCTTGAGCTCATCCGCATCAGGAGCCACCTTACCAACGAGCAAGGCGCGCACATGTTGAATGAGGGCTTCCATAATCTGCGTCGCATCACGACCTTCTGCCAATGCATCGTGAACGTAGGATAATACTTTCGGGCCATCTCCGTTGCGCAAAGCATCTAGGAAGTGAATAATCCATTCCTTACTTACAAGACCGATTAACTCTTCCACCACTTGCGGTGTAATAGAGCCCGTTGCCATACCTGCACATTGGTCTAGAATACTCAAGGCATCACGCAAACCACCGTCTGCATGAACAGCGATGAGCTGAGCCGCCGCAGAATCAAGGTCAAAGCCTTCTTTTTCTGCTACGTAAGATAGACGCTGTGCGATGTCATCAGAAGTAATACGTCTAAAAGTATAGCGCTGACAACGAGACACGATAGTAACAGGCAATTTTTCAATTTCTGTAGTGGCAAAGATAAACATCACATGAGCTGGTGGCTCTTCGATAGTTTTTAAAAGTGCATTCCACGCCTCTGTAGTGAGCATGTGGGCTTCATCGATGATGAACACCTTTTTACGCCCCTCAACAGGCATAAATTTAACGCTTTCACGGAGAGCACGCACCTCATCGATACCGCGATTAGATGCGGCATCGATTTCAAGGACGTCCATGGACTGGCCACTCAAAATCGATCTACAAGCACTACACTCATTACAAGGGTGATCCGTTGGGCCATGCTCGCAGTTGATAGCGCGCGCAAAAATCTTCGCCATGCTCGTCTTACCAGTCCCCCGCGGACCGGCAAATAAATAGGCATGAGCTACCTTATCCTCCCGGATAGCGCGCATCAATGTATCAGACACCTGGTGCTGACCGACTACATCGGTAAATGTCTGCGGACGATACTTACGATATAGCGCAATATATGCCATTGGAACACCCCCTTTTTCCGAAACTTACAATACTTTATTATACCATATTCAAGAAAATCTGACTTCTTTAATATAGTTCTCTCCACATTTCCAAAGTGATATGTTTATTTATAAACTTTGTAGATATTTACTAGTCAAAATTCCATCATATGGTTCACAATAAAACATCGTATAGTCCAGAATAAAGTATCATACATTCCTAAATTAGACATAAAAAAAGCGACCTCACAGGCCGCCTTGCAATACTCGATCACGACAGCCCCCGGGTTCCCCGTGGCACATGAAGGTTACCACTTAGTGCTGCTACCTCTCAGTCCTGACACGATTCACAGGCCCCCATTGCACAGGCCCGAGAACTGCCATGATCCAATATTGCAATATAAATATTATACATGAAAAAGCCTCTATAGTCAAAGCTATAGAGGCTTTTCACTGTATTCTTATATAACAAAAATTAACTAAGAAGAAATATATTATGCATATTTTTCTTTAAATGCAGCTAATTGAGCTTCCTCTAAGGACAAGCCTTGTTCTTTAAAGCGTTCAATAGCAGCTTGCATTTCCTCGTATGCTACAGGTACAACTTTTGTGAATCTGTTAACAAAGTTATTCCAGTTTTCAAGGATGTGACGGCCTTTAGCGGAGTTAGTATGCAATACATGTTGTTCTACTAGTTCTTTAATGCGTTTAAGGTCATCATTATTGGCAGGACGTAGTTCTACGAGACCTGGATTTACATAGCGTTCATCGCAATCGAGGATGTACGCATAGCCACCGGACATACCTGCTCCGAAGTTACGGCCGATTTTACCGAGTACGAGCACTTCGCCACCGGTCATGTATTCACAACCATGGTCGCCGACGCCTTCCACAACAGCCGTGATACCACTGTTACGAACGGCAAAACGTTCACCAGCTACACCGTTGATGTAGGATGTACCAGAGGTTGCACCATAGAAGGCAACATTACCAATTAGGATGTTTTCGTCCGCTTCAAAGATAGATTTCTTAGGTGGGTACACCGTTATAGTACCGCCGGACAAGCCTTTACCGAGGTAATCATTTGCATCCCCTTCGAGTTCTAAGGTCATGCCTTTAGGGATGAAAGCACCAAAGGATTGGCCTGCAGAGCCTTCAAAGTTCAACTTGATTGTGTTATCTGGCAAACCGCTTTCACCATAACGACGAGTCACCTCAGAACCAACCAAGGTACCTACAACACGATTGATGTTAGTGATAGCCAATTTAGCGCGAATCGGTTTTTGGTCCTCAATAGCAGGACGGCACATACGCAAGAGCTTGGACATATCCAAGGTGCGTTCTAACTCGTGATCTTGGTCAACCATGTGCATATGCCCTACAGAGACGTCGATGTACGGACGGAACAATATACGTTTAAGGTCAACGCGAGACAACTTGAAGTTATCGTCTTGCGATTTTTGACGTACAAGATCGATACGCCCAACGAGTTCAGCTACGGAGCGAATACCTAGGCGAGCCATGATTTCACGCAATTCACGTGCGATGAAAATCATCAAGTTTTCAACATATTCAGGCTTACCTGTGAAACGAGCACGCAATTTTTCATCTTGTGTAGCTACACCATAAGGGCATGTATTAAGATTACATACACGAGCCATTTTACAGCCTACCGCAACGAGTGGCAATGTGCCAAAGCCGAATAACTCAGCACCGAGCATAGCTGCTACAGCCACATCGAAACCAGTCATCAATTTAGAGTCTACTTCTAATTGAACACGGTCACGCAATCTATTGAGCATCAAGGTTTGATGAGTTTCAGACAAACCTAATTCCCAAGGCACACCAGCGTGTTTAACAGATGTACGACCTGCCGCACCAGTACCACCATCGTATCCGGAAATCAAGATATTATCCGCTTTCGCTTTCGCAACACCAGCAGCAATCGTGCCAACGCCTGCTTCAGATGTCAGTTTAACAGAAATACGCGCATCTTTATTGACGCATTTCAAGTCATAAATCAATTCAGCCAAGTCTTCGATGGAGTAAATATCGTGATGTGGTGGTGGAGATACGAGCTCAACGCCAGGAGTGGAGTGTCGAGCTTTCGCGATTTCAGGATATACCTTTTTGCCTGGTAATTGACCACCTTCACCTGGTTTTGCGCCTTGAGCACATTTAATTTGCAACTCTTTTGCATTGATCAAATAATTCGCTGTTACCCCGAAACGACCTGATGCAATCTGTTTTACTTCGGAGTTCATGCTGTCGCCGTTTGGCAATGGTTTGAAACGAGCTACATCTTCACCGCCTTCACCAGAGTTGGATGTAGAGCCTAAACGATTCATAGCGATAGCAATCGCTTCATGCGCTTCTTTACTGATGGCACCATAACTCATAGCGCCCGCTTTAAAGCGTTTTACGATAGACTCTTCCGGTTCAACCTCTTCGATAGGAATACCGCCGCCTATTGGATAGTTCAATTCCATCAAGGAACGCAATGTAACGTGGTAATCGTTGCGAATCGCTTTGGAATACTCTTTATATTTAGCATAGTCACCATTGATAAGGGATTCTTGTAACAGGTCGATAGTCTTAGGGTTGAATAGATGCTCTTCCCCATCTTTTACTGGACCATACCAACCGCCTGGTTCGAGTACAGTTTCGTCGGATTTGAAAGCCCGTTCATAACGAGCCAAGGCTTCGTGTGCTACGCCGCCAAGGCCGATACCACCGATACGTGTTGGCGTATTTACAAAGAACTTATTAATGAAGTTAGTATTCAAGCCCAAAGCTTCAAAGATCTGTGCACCGTGGTAAGAACGAACTGTGGAAATACCCATTTTGGACATAACTTTCATGATGCCACCCACAGCGGCTTTAATATAGTTCTTTTCTGCTTCTTCTGGTGTAATATCTCCAAGGCGTTTACGAGCTTGCAAATCGCGAACTGTTTCAAGCGCCAAGTATGGGTTGATAGCCGTTACGCCATAGCCAATTAATGTACAGAAGTGATGAACCTCACGTGGTTCACCAGACTCAAGAATGAGGCCGATTTCTGTACGCAACACTTTGTTGATCAAATGATTATGAACAGCTGCTACAGCTAATAATGCTGGAATTGGTGCATGATTTTCATCGACACCGCGGTCGGATAAGATCAACACATTTTGATCTGTACGAGCTGCTTCTTCTGCCTTAGCACACAATTCATCTAATGCATCGCGCAAGCCTTCAGCACCCTTAGTTGGGTCAAATAGGATTGGCAAGGTTACAGATTTCATACGACGGCAATCAAGAGCTTTGATGGACGCCAATTCTTGGTTTGTAAGAATTGGGGTGCGCATGGACAATGCATAGGTACCAGCTTTGTTAGGTTCTGTTAAATTACCAGAGTTACCAAGCATAACACGTGTAGATGTAACCATTTCCTCACGAATAGAATCAATTGGAGGATTCGTTACTTGCGCAAACATTTGCTTGAAGTAGCTATATAGCAATTGTGGTTTATCGGACAAGATAGCTAAAGGCGCATCGGCACCCATGGCACCTACAGGGTCTTTACCATCTTTTGCCATAGGCACAATCATGCGAACAAGGTCTTCTTGAGTATAACCAAAAGCTTGTTGTTCTTTAAATAAATCATCTACTGTTGGAATTGTACTTTCATCGGCCTGCGTAATTTCAGACAAATGAATAACGTGTTCCTTTACCCATTCATTGTATGGCAATTCAGTAGCGACGCGATGTTTGATTTCTTCATCGGAGATGATACGTTGCTCCTCTGTATCGATGAGCAGCATTTTACCTGGTTCCAAACGGCCTTTAGCGCGGATGTTTTCAGCATTTTCGTTTACAACGCCAACCTCAGAAGCCATGATAACGCGGTCATCTGTTGTCACATAGTAACGAGCGGGACGCAATCCATTACGGTCAAGCACACCGCCGATAACGGTACCATCGGTAAAGCCCATAGCCGCAGGACCATCCCACGGTTCCATCATAAAGCTATTGAACTCATAGAAATCATGTTTTTCTTGACTCATAAGGTTATTTCGTTCCCAAGGTTCAGGAATCATCATCATGATTGCATGAGGCAAAGAACGGCCTGTCATGTGCAAGAATTCCAAGGTATTATCAAACATAGCGGAGTCAGAACCGCTATCATCTACTACAGGGAATACCTTTTTGATATCTGGGAACAATGGAGATTCCGCTTTACCTTCACGAGCATTGATCCAGTTTACATTACCGCGGATGGTGTTGATTTCACCATTATGAACTAAGAAACGGTTAGGATGTGCCCGAGCCCAGCTTGGGAATGTATTCGTACTGAAACGGGAGTGAACCATTGCC
This window contains:
- a CDS encoding 3'-5' exonuclease codes for the protein MLINREQQRVIDEVEQNILLLASAGTGKTNTLAYRVAHLIEGGYAKAENILCMTFTNKAANEMKGRIQSLVGSPAKAVEVSTFHSFCFFILQQEGKRNETLYTDVTIFDEEDCKELSEPYRPGKLREMSFANVIAMVKEYRSLYEFYSDDLVGDYKRTIERLQKEQREAIEQQFSSFGNVLYSELNDFLNHGHEWIAAYDESLASLHGLDFTDLICGVHRLFQDPVVRERWRSRYSYISVDEMQDTGVLEYKVLEMLWEGNHVLLCGDYFQTIYEWRGSDPFRLLKQFDADFKPLKIIFYENYRSNWTLFTMAFKALQNMFPDLVGSIYTELPRANSESKGKPVLIKGCKNSYLEGRYIYEAICALPKDANIGVLVRDNKKAQQLSDSFERLNGERSEEERRHFMIIDEFKFFRRQEIKDVMAYFKLLMNPNDSVSAKRIIKRYVAGIGDARIAAIESPETRQVGLKLTDFMDMPIFEAEPYAKLVSGLEQHEVVVYDVESTGTDTAQDRIIQIAAIRIDEDGQVLETFERFINPGVPVGQSEEVHGFSDAYLQEHGEEPAIVLQAFKEFSKNAIIVGHNVNYDVTIFTNELARHNLGNPEFKAIYDTLDIYRRFYPNLPNHKLGFLASKFPIHHEPTHNAMDDILATAQLLIYAVKENIVPTTTGRMVAINKYKAAFTNIASQMATLRRKAYTEMPTKLLAYIMNQMGVLEYYKSHGEAAKVEHIRDLYRIMEKLDAAYEGPAGLARLNQILQLAALTAGEPAQQVRNEDRIPIITIHQAKGSEFDYVFLAGLNEGTFPSPFALAEGRDDEEKRLFYVAITRPKQELTITFEQTNIRGRAVQPSSLLNYMPRDPELVERRY
- the recR gene encoding recombination mediator RecR → MTNALERLVEQLRRLPGIGSKSARRLAYHLVEMPKEEVDRLVETIVEAKGATRHCSICFNLSAQDPCEFCSNPNRDHTTIMVVETSRDVIAIERSGDYKGLYHVLEGALSPMEGIGADDIRVKELIARLRDGVVQEVILATDPDVEGEATALYLARLLSPSGIKVTRIARGVPVGGDIEYADELTLGGAVVNRQEMKG
- a CDS encoding YbaB/EbfC family nucleoid-associated protein — its product is MFGKGMGNMTGMMKKVQKMQADMKKMQEELKTRTVEASVGGGAVTVVMNGEKIIESLKLNPTAVDPEDVEMLEDLVMAAVNEASKKVDDLLAQEMGKVTGGLNLPTGLF
- the dnaX gene encoding DNA polymerase III subunit gamma/tau — protein: MAYIALYRKYRPQTFTDVVGQHQVSDTLMRAIREDKVAHAYLFAGPRGTGKTSMAKIFARAINCEHGPTDHPCNECSACRSILSGQSMDVLEIDAASNRGIDEVRALRESVKFMPVEGRKKVFIIDEAHMLTTEAWNALLKTIEEPPAHVMFIFATTEIEKLPVTIVSRCQRYTFRRITSDDIAQRLSYVAEKEGFDLDSAAAQLIAVHADGGLRDALSILDQCAGMATGSITPQVVEELIGLVSKEWIIHFLDALRNGDGPKVLSYVHDALAEGRDATQIMEALIQHVRALLVGKVAPDADELKVYDAFKDEFLAQANSVDFNELNQYVRSAQSIMNDAKQVDNPRTIIEMGLLVLCAKLGSVDESLEDRVYALESAERSERNDLLNRMAQLEQRGPVAAPTMYGANAFVPPQGGYANSFVSVDTTVTTQDAPMSSTQNTTIDAVPPSSGMGMTPPPMNGVGMTPPPMGAPGSTPPPMNGVGMAPPPMGGVGMAPPPNNGDTDSRKPTRNQAKGRAKKGVSTQAIISEQILSAQEYRNVQSNVIKYLKDSNRNMTSTVIGQGQLVYVDQSKAVMAFKNTLHLNVMTNEVNLAEAADAFTYTLGYAVHVEIVDALTQVYKDYKKAAGSTTQRQVKASQRPQEPMVDVKTTSGGQPTQMDLTNDPQDSKLDSAAVDAAKAAAMAFLAKKTGGAVANTVVSDSANTATIAASETALGAGVETEPASGGDVPITSFDGSPSNQVPDGEIPIESLAGSIEGDNIPVHSFDDVPVDDMEGSYVSSLDDMPPHPLDSVTVISEDGEVLERPMDSGAHIEVEAVPKSDGVEPREVTPHQSDGNGMLSQKPIEVEAIDSVTVAREYAWDPTKMTEEERNNPLLAETLEKLSEDHDIIVEVIEE
- the gltB gene encoding glutamate synthase large subunit; its protein translation is MDMKQSTIEQQRLDQARLEANGMYSSQFEKDACGMGFVVNIKGKKSHDIIDDGLRILERLEHRGGAGADKDTGDGAGILVQIPHEFFKRECEVLGINLPAAGEYGVGMVFAHKYESLRNEQKRILEEVVREEGQVVLGWREVPVDGTKVGKEAAAIRPWMIQILIGKGPDVTNNKEFERKLYIIRKLAEKRIIPLSKELSSDFYIASLSSKTIVYKGMLTPGQLRDFYLDLSDLDFTSALAMVHSRFSTNTFPSWARAHPNRFLVHNGEINTIRGNVNWINAREGKAESPLFPDIKKVFPVVDDSGSDSAMFDNTLEFLHMTGRSLPHAIMMMIPEPWERNNLMSQEKHDFYEFNSFMMEPWDGPAAMGFTDGTVIGGVLDRNGLRPARYYVTTDDRVIMASEVGVVNENAENIRAKGRLEPGKMLLIDTEEQRIISDEEIKHRVATELPYNEWVKEHVIHLSEITQADESTIPTVDDLFKEQQAFGYTQEDLVRMIVPMAKDGKDPVGAMGADAPLAILSDKPQLLYSYFKQMFAQVTNPPIDSIREEMVTSTRVMLGNSGNLTEPNKAGTYALSMRTPILTNQELASIKALDCRRMKSVTLPILFDPTKGAEGLRDALDELCAKAEEAARTDQNVLILSDRGVDENHAPIPALLAVAAVHNHLINKVLRTEIGLILESGEPREVHHFCTLIGYGVTAINPYLALETVRDLQARKRLGDITPEEAEKNYIKAAVGGIMKVMSKMGISTVRSYHGAQIFEALGLNTNFINKFFVNTPTRIGGIGLGGVAHEALARYERAFKSDETVLEPGGWYGPVKDGEEHLFNPKTIDLLQESLINGDYAKYKEYSKAIRNDYHVTLRSLMELNYPIGGGIPIEEVEPEESIVKRFKAGAMSYGAISKEAHEAIAIAMNRLGSTSNSGEGGEDVARFKPLPNGDSMNSEVKQIASGRFGVTANYLINAKELQIKCAQGAKPGEGGQLPGKKVYPEIAKARHSTPGVELVSPPPHHDIYSIEDLAELIYDLKCVNKDARISVKLTSEAGVGTIAAGVAKAKADNILISGYDGGTGAAGRTSVKHAGVPWELGLSETHQTLMLNRLRDRVQLEVDSKLMTGFDVAVAAMLGAELFGFGTLPLVAVGCKMARVCNLNTCPYGVATQDEKLRARFTGKPEYVENLMIFIARELREIMARLGIRSVAELVGRIDLVRQKSQDDNFKLSRVDLKRILFRPYIDVSVGHMHMVDQDHELERTLDMSKLLRMCRPAIEDQKPIRAKLAITNINRVVGTLVGSEVTRRYGESGLPDNTIKLNFEGSAGQSFGAFIPKGMTLELEGDANDYLGKGLSGGTITVYPPKKSIFEADENILIGNVAFYGATSGTSYINGVAGERFAVRNSGITAVVEGVGDHGCEYMTGGEVLVLGKIGRNFGAGMSGGYAYILDCDERYVNPGLVELRPANNDDLKRIKELVEQHVLHTNSAKGRHILENWNNFVNRFTKVVPVAYEEMQAAIERFKEQGLSLEEAQLAAFKEKYA